TGAATAGAGAGCTATTACACTCAACCATCATATTGTCTATTCTATTTGATTATCAACCTATCACTATATCTTAAGATAATTACATCACCTTAATCACCCGTTTTAGAAAAGTGCTAAAGTCATTTTTCCGTTCTATATGTCACTAGTGCTAGTGCTACACTTATATCTATCCTTGTTTCCAACCAAACTTAGCACTTCATATATGAAGATAAAAAGTGATTATTACGGACttacttttatgttttagttttaaaaatataagaaaaattgtttttagtCATTGTTATTTTGGTCGATTCtctttaatatttgtttataggaactaaaattgaaaattgatacaCTTATTAAGATGGAAATGATATTTTCCCTCAATTGTCATGCCTCAAACCAAGTACCAGAAGATTGGAAGATAGAATCTTGCAATTAAGTacgaaaatgatattttaacttaaatatTTACTATGAGAAAAAGATatactttaaattttaatatgacATAATGGTgatgttaaaattaaaattcaataaaagaaCATCCATttccaattatttatttattgctaAATTAAAGTAGAAAACAAGGTTGGCACCAAAAAAAAAGGGTAGGAAACAAGGTACTCAACAAGTGTCCACGTGAggaacaaaaaatgtaaaatgtttACATAATTTTCAGCTCCATTATTTTAATGTCTCACAAGTCCAATATTAATGAAACACTATAACACCTTGGATTACAATCAGACTTAAATTTTCACAAAGTTTCAACCCCACCACTTGAGAGGTTAAGCATCAAGAATCACTATAAATACAAGACTTTACCTGAATGAAAAACCAATAACAATCATAGACATGATTATGTCCTTATTTTTGAACATAACCTGTTACATTATGTTCATTTGTTCATAGCTTCTTCTCTTCCTCTATAAACAAATTCTAAAACaccccctttttttttcttcctcttatCATAAACAATGTCTACAAACTTAAATAATCTGTCACTTTTTCACAAAACCTTTTCCCTCACCTTGTTTCTTTTCTCagtaaattttcttttctttccatgTTGTAACTCTCTTGATGAACAAGGCCAAGCTCTTATAGCATGGAAGGAGAGTTTAAACACTACTTCAGATGTATTAGCATCTTGGAACCTTTCAAACCAAACACCATGTAATTGGTTTGGTGTGAAGTGCAATTTACAAGGAGAGGTAGAAGAGATAAACTTGAAATCATTGAACTTGCAAGGCTCATCATTGCCTTCAAATTTTCAACCTCTCAAGTCCTTAAAGGTTCTTGTCCTCTCGTCAACCAACATAACAGGAAGGGTTCCAAAAGAATTTGGAGACTATCAAGAGCTCATTTTCATTGATCTCAGTGAAAATTATCTCTTTGGAGAAATCCCAGATGAAATTTGCAGGCTAAGCAAACTTCAAACTTTAGCTCTTCATACAAACTCTCTTGAAGGAAATATTCCATTCAACATAGGAAATTTACCAAGTCTTGTGAACTTGACACTCTATGACAATAAACTCAGCGGCGAAATTCCGAAGAGTATTGGCTTATTAAGTAAGCTTCAAGTATTCAGAGCTGGAGGCAATAAAAACTTCAAGGGTGAGCTGCCATCGGAGATCGGAAGCTGCACCAACTTGGTCATGTTAGGTCTTGCAGAAACCGGCATTTCCGGTAGTATTCCTTCTTCAATAGGGATGCTAAAAAAATTACAGACCATAGCCATTTACACAACTCAGTTGTCAGGCTCTATACCAGAAGAGATAGGGAATTGCAGTGAGTTGCAGAATCTGTATTTGTATCAGAACTCAATTTCTGGTTCAATTCCACCTCAAATTGGTGAGCTCAGAAAGCTTCAGAGTCTACTTTTATGGCAAAACAATATGGTAGGAGCAATTCCAGAAGAGCTTGGAAACTGCAGAGAGCTCAGTGAGATAGATTTGTCAGAAAATCTTCTCACAGGTAGCATACCAATCAGTTTTGGAAAGCTATCAAATCTGCAAGGACTTCAACTGAGTGTTAATCAGTTGTCAGGTATTATACCACCTGAAATTTCAAACTGCAGTTCTTTGATTCAGCTGGAAGTTGACAACAATGCTATTACTGGTGAGATTCCTTCTGTTATTGGCAACTTGAGAAACTTGACTCTCTTCTTTGCATGGAAGAACAAGCTAACAGGAAAAATCCCAAATAGTCTTTCAGAGTGTCAAAATCTTCAGGCACTTGATCTTTCATACAACAACCTAACTGGTTCGATACCAAAACAACTATTTGTGTTGAGGAATCTAACTCAGCTTATGCTTATTTCCAATGATTTGGAAGGATTAATACCACCTGATATAGGTAACTGCACAAGTCTCTACAGATTGAGGTTAAATCAGAATAGATTGGTTGGTACCATTCCATCTGAAATTGCCAACTTGAAGAACTTGAATTTTTTGGACTTGCACTACAATCATCTTGTAGGGGAGATTCCATCTCAGTTCTCTGGTCTTAGCAAACTTGGAGTGCTTGATCTCTCCCACAACAAGCTCTCAGGGAATTTAGATGCTATTTCTAACCTTCATAATCTTGTTTCTTTAAATGTTTCCTTCAATGAATTCTCTGGTGAATTGCCTAACTCACCATTCTTTAGGAAACTCCCTTTCAGTGATCTCACTGGAAATAAAGGTCTTCACATTCCTGATGGTGTTGCAACTCCAGCTAACAGAACAAGAGCCAAATGTCGTGTTAGATTAGATATGGAGATTATATTGCTCATTCTCTTGAGCATCAGTGCAGTACTAATACTTCTCACAATCTATGTTCTGGTTCGTGCTCATGTTGCTGACGAAGCATTCATGAGAAATAACAATTCGGTGACAACTTTGTATGAGAAGTTTGGATTCTTCTCTATTGATAACATTGTCAAGAATTTCAAAGCATCTAATATGATTGACACCACAAATTCTGGAGTTTTGTACAAGGTAACAATTCCAAAAGGCCATATACTTACAGTTAAAAAGATGTGGCCAGAATCTAGAGCTTCTAGTTCTGAAATTCAAATGTTAAGTTCAATCAAACATAAGAATATCATCAACCTTCTTGCTTGGGGATCCTATAAGAATATGATGCTGCAGTTTTATGACTACTTCCCTAGTCTGAGCTCATTGCTTCATGGTTCAGAAAAGGGAAAGTTAGAATGGGATACTAGGTATGAAGTCATCTTAGGCCTAGCTCAAGCACTTGCATATTTGCACCATGATTGTGTGCCTTCCATATTTCATGGAGATGTCAAAGCAACAAATGTGTTATTAGGTCCTGGTTTTCATCCTTACCTTGCTTACTATGGCCGGACAAAAATTGCAAGTGAAAAGGGTGAAAATACTGATGCCAATCCAGTTCAAAGACCTCCCTACTCCGAGAGTTCTTATGGATACATAGATCTTGGTaatttatctatctatctatctatctatctacaGGTCTATCTTTATGATCTCATTTCCCGCCTAAAACATGTTTTAGTATCTATGTTTTTAGGCAGGTTTCACTAGTACCAGTTTTTCCACTATATTTAAGTTAGTTTGAGTAGTAATTTTCAATACTTTACATAAACCATTGCACAGtacttatttttattgttttggcaTGTGTACAGAGCTTGACTCGTTGCAGAAGATCAATGAGAAAACTGACGTATACAGTTTCGGTGTGGTCCTACTTGAGGTGCTGACAGGAAGGCACCCATTAGATCCAACTCTGCCAGGAGGTATACACTTGGTTCAATGGGTTAAGAATCACTTGGCTAGCAAAGGAGACCCATCTGGAATTCTTGACTCAAATCTTAGAGGGACTAAACCTACTGTTATGCATGAAATACTACAGACTCTAGCTGTGTCATTACTATGTGTCAGTACAAAAGCTTATGACCGTCCAACAATGAAGGACACTGTTGCAATGCTCAACCAATTTCGATACTTTGCTTAGAATGTATTAAAGGGAGTTTCAGTAGTGCATGCTAAGAATATAGTTTCACATGCATCTTCTAACTGTTCCTTTAATTTCTCAGATGGCTTAATCTGTTGAATAGAGCCATGCAAGATTGCAAGTTGTAGAGAACCCATGATTGTGAATGATGTAATGGAGTGCCAGTTAGAGCAGGCAAGAATTACTAGAGTAATTAAATGTAATCTTAGATATAAAATGCAAATTTCAATTATCCATAATAAAATGCATTCTAGAACCTTTAACTCAAGTTTTTAGTCTAATTGGCTTCTCATCAATGTGACTGACATAAAAGATCTCCTTGGCCACAAATCAATGTGACtgttttaagttttatttgCGGCAAACAatctaaaatttaaacaaaaggtCACGTTTGGATAAACCGATGCTGTCAATTGCGGATCACCATAAGTAACAGTTTATTCAAATTCTGCTTATCTGCTAGGCAGCAATGCTATAGCGCAACTATAGCCactatttcacaatattttgtactaagTAGCGTATCATTGGACGAcagtgatttgttcaaattccactatgCAATAGTGTAGTAGCACCGTATAgctgctatttaacaacatcgaTTCTAATTCATGAGCTTAATTACATGCTTATTCATAAAACGGTTGGACGGCTTATAAAAATAAGCTCAAAACAGTTCAGTGAAATATCACATGTAATATAAATACTTATGTACCAGATAAGTTCAATAAGTTCTAAATAATCCTTGATGATATTTTCGTATGCCAGAAGTGATGAAACATCCCTAACTACCAACAAAGGAAGTTCAAGAAAGAGAGCAACCTAGAAGATTGTGGAAGCTAAAACAAGAATCTCCTAGGGATATGATATGTGTAATTTGGGCATACAAACTAAGATTCCTAAATTGCATCCCTATCTTTCTCCCTCACACACACAGCCTTTGAATTCAAACAATGACCACATGGTCCCATCCCATGTTCAATTCCTCACATACCATGTTCCAGCTGAAAGAGACTTTCCAGCGATTGGAAACCTCCTTCAGAAGCACAGATACTAAGATTGTATACCAATAATTACCAATAATCATATCCACATGCAGGACCACTATAGTGGAATGAAGATAACATATATAAGGAATACACAGCAAATGCATATCCAAATATGGTCAATGGAATTTTCTATCAAATGCAAGGCTCACAAAATTTCCTGTAAAGACAAAAAGTATCGTATTATACTgtttaataagttgtttcttACATTACTTTTGTCTCTACCAAGGAAAAGGACTAAAAAATAATTCAGAACAAAAGCCTGAGGACCAAGAAATACTTGAATACGAGAACTCATAGTGAGTTTGTCATCTTGTAAAGTCAAGTTGCTTACATTATTCTAAAAATACTCTA
Above is a genomic segment from Medicago truncatula cultivar Jemalong A17 chromosome 5, MtrunA17r5.0-ANR, whole genome shotgun sequence containing:
- the LOC11428891 gene encoding LRR receptor-like serine/threonine-protein kinase; amino-acid sequence: MSTNLNNLSLFHKTFSLTLFLFSVNFLFFPCCNSLDEQGQALIAWKESLNTTSDVLASWNLSNQTPCNWFGVKCNLQGEVEEINLKSLNLQGSSLPSNFQPLKSLKVLVLSSTNITGRVPKEFGDYQELIFIDLSENYLFGEIPDEICRLSKLQTLALHTNSLEGNIPFNIGNLPSLVNLTLYDNKLSGEIPKSIGLLSKLQVFRAGGNKNFKGELPSEIGSCTNLVMLGLAETGISGSIPSSIGMLKKLQTIAIYTTQLSGSIPEEIGNCSELQNLYLYQNSISGSIPPQIGELRKLQSLLLWQNNMVGAIPEELGNCRELSEIDLSENLLTGSIPISFGKLSNLQGLQLSVNQLSGIIPPEISNCSSLIQLEVDNNAITGEIPSVIGNLRNLTLFFAWKNKLTGKIPNSLSECQNLQALDLSYNNLTGSIPKQLFVLRNLTQLMLISNDLEGLIPPDIGNCTSLYRLRLNQNRLVGTIPSEIANLKNLNFLDLHYNHLVGEIPSQFSGLSKLGVLDLSHNKLSGNLDAISNLHNLVSLNVSFNEFSGELPNSPFFRKLPFSDLTGNKGLHIPDGVATPANRTRAKCRVRLDMEIILLILLSISAVLILLTIYVLVRAHVADEAFMRNNNSVTTLYEKFGFFSIDNIVKNFKASNMIDTTNSGVLYKVTIPKGHILTVKKMWPESRASSSEIQMLSSIKHKNIINLLAWGSYKNMMLQFYDYFPSLSSLLHGSEKGKLEWDTRYEVILGLAQALAYLHHDCVPSIFHGDVKATNVLLGPGFHPYLAYYGRTKIASEKGENTDANPVQRPPYSESSYGYIDLELDSLQKINEKTDVYSFGVVLLEVLTGRHPLDPTLPGGIHLVQWVKNHLASKGDPSGILDSNLRGTKPTVMHEILQTLAVSLLCVSTKAYDRPTMKDTVAMLNQFRYFA